A genomic window from Deinococcus aetherius includes:
- a CDS encoding RES family NAD+ phosphorylase — MRQGEDLRRALLDAPLWTPTNVIDTYRTVPLLALRKYSPDPLNTAGSVITGGRYNAPQDFPEAHELLYLAENTAVAHAEARVITAVMGPPCVVIQPGPDQRPRLDITVKLRLRSVLDLTDPGVEAHLDVQAGYLFQAWLPLNVNGQLALTQLLGRAVLDSARYDTILYPSARYPGGRNYAVFPQRVAPADRAVHDPEGELAVFQRRH, encoded by the coding sequence ATGCGGCAGGGCGAGGACCTGAGGCGCGCCCTGCTTGACGCTCCGCTGTGGACGCCAACCAACGTCATCGACACCTACCGCACCGTGCCTTTGTTGGCGCTGCGCAAGTACAGCCCCGACCCCCTGAACACCGCCGGTTCGGTGATCACGGGAGGACGGTACAACGCGCCGCAGGACTTCCCGGAGGCGCACGAGCTGCTGTACCTGGCGGAGAACACGGCCGTCGCCCACGCCGAGGCGCGGGTGATCACGGCGGTCATGGGCCCGCCGTGCGTCGTCATCCAGCCCGGACCGGACCAGCGCCCCCGCCTGGACATCACCGTCAAACTGCGCCTGCGGTCGGTCCTCGACCTCACCGACCCCGGGGTGGAGGCACACCTTGACGTGCAGGCGGGCTACCTTTTTCAGGCGTGGCTGCCGCTGAACGTCAACGGGCAACTCGCCCTGACGCAGCTCCTCGGGCGGGCTGTTCTGGACAGTGCCCGGTACGACACCATCCTTTACCCCAGCGCCCGTTACCCCGGTGGGCGCAACTACGCGGTGTTTCCGCAGCGGGTAGCCCCCGCTGACCGGGCCGTCCACGACCCGGAAGGAGAATTGGCGGTCTTCCAACGGCGGCATTGA
- a CDS encoding Nramp family divalent metal transporter, protein MNARAAAVLERTSNRRGLGRVLPFLGPAFVASVAYMDPGNFATNIQGGAQFGYLLLWVVLGASLMAMLIQTLSSKLGIVTGKNLPEHVREQWPRPVVWLYWVQAEIVAMATDLAEFLGASLAFALLFNLPLLWGATITGVITFSILALQNRGFRPIEIAISAFVGVIALAYLVQVMLSRPGLEALGGFVPRFEGPESLYLAVGIIGATVMPHVIYLHSALTQGRIPAGTEYQKRRLVRYNLLDVVLAMTIAALINMSMLASAAAAFHFTGKSDVADLTVAYQTLTPLLGGAAAVAFALALLASGLSSSTVGTMAGQVVMQGFVGFRIPLLVRRLITMLPAFAVILAGLNPTSTLILSQVLLSFGIPFALVPLLIFTARRDIMGGLVNTRLVTVAGWVIAALIIGLNVYLLAQTFLG, encoded by the coding sequence ATGAACGCCCGGGCGGCGGCCGTCCTGGAACGGACCTCCAATCGCCGGGGGCTCGGCCGGGTGCTGCCCTTCCTGGGCCCGGCCTTTGTCGCGTCGGTCGCCTACATGGACCCCGGGAACTTCGCCACCAACATTCAGGGTGGCGCGCAGTTCGGCTACCTGCTCCTCTGGGTGGTGCTGGGCGCCAGCCTGATGGCGATGTTGATCCAGACGCTTTCCTCCAAGCTCGGCATCGTGACGGGGAAGAACCTGCCCGAGCACGTCCGCGAACAGTGGCCCCGGCCAGTGGTGTGGCTGTACTGGGTGCAGGCCGAGATCGTGGCGATGGCGACCGACCTCGCCGAGTTCCTGGGCGCGTCGCTGGCCTTTGCCCTGCTGTTCAACCTCCCGCTGTTGTGGGGCGCGACCATCACCGGCGTCATCACCTTCTCGATCCTGGCCCTGCAAAACCGGGGCTTCCGGCCCATCGAGATCGCCATCAGCGCCTTCGTGGGCGTGATCGCGCTGGCGTACCTGGTTCAGGTCATGCTCAGCCGTCCCGGGCTGGAGGCGCTGGGCGGCTTCGTGCCGCGCTTCGAGGGGCCGGAGAGCCTGTACCTGGCGGTGGGCATCATCGGCGCGACCGTGATGCCGCACGTGATCTACCTGCACAGCGCGCTGACCCAGGGGCGCATCCCGGCGGGGACCGAGTATCAGAAACGGCGGCTGGTCCGGTACAACCTGCTCGACGTGGTGCTCGCCATGACGATCGCCGCATTGATCAACATGAGCATGCTGGCTTCGGCGGCGGCGGCCTTTCACTTTACCGGCAAGTCGGACGTGGCGGACCTGACGGTGGCGTACCAGACGCTGACGCCCCTGCTGGGTGGGGCGGCGGCCGTGGCGTTCGCGCTGGCGTTGCTGGCCTCTGGACTGTCCAGTTCGACGGTGGGTACGATGGCCGGACAGGTGGTGATGCAGGGCTTCGTGGGGTTCCGCATCCCACTGCTGGTCCGGCGACTGATCACCATGCTGCCCGCCTTCGCGGTGATCCTGGCGGGGCTGAACCCGACCTCGACCCTGATTCTCTCGCAGGTGTTGCTGTCCTTCGGTATTCCCTTCGCGCTGGTGCCGCTCCTGATCTTCACCGCCCGGCGCGACATCATGGGGGGGCTGGTCAACACCCGGCTCGTCACGGTGGCGGGGTGGGTGATCGCGGCGCTGATCATCGGCCTGAACGTGTATCTGCTGGCCCAGACGTTCCTGGGGTAG
- a CDS encoding metal-dependent transcriptional regulator, producing MTGRTLSHATEDYLKQLYLLGQSGSVSTQALADALHVTPASTTGMLRKLTELGLVDHAAYRGASLTPAGEKVALEVVRHHRLLELYLHRALGYPLDEVHDEAERLEHVISEAFEARIAAWLGDPTFDPHGDPIPGLNGELPALDERPLGSLGVGEQAQVTRVPEQPEVLRALMEAGLTPGAEVRVVHRDPALSILTLEVGGRPLALSLTVASQVRVSEGVMA from the coding sequence ATGACTGGACGAACCCTGTCGCATGCGACAGAAGACTATCTCAAGCAGCTTTACCTGCTGGGCCAGAGTGGCAGCGTGAGCACGCAGGCTCTGGCCGACGCCCTGCACGTCACCCCTGCCAGCACAACCGGGATGCTGCGCAAGCTCACCGAACTCGGCCTGGTGGACCACGCGGCCTACCGTGGCGCCAGCTTAACCCCGGCCGGGGAGAAGGTCGCGCTGGAGGTGGTGCGCCACCACCGGCTGCTGGAGCTGTACCTGCATCGCGCGCTGGGCTACCCCCTTGACGAGGTGCACGACGAGGCCGAGCGCCTGGAGCATGTAATCAGCGAGGCCTTCGAGGCCCGCATCGCCGCCTGGCTGGGCGACCCGACCTTCGACCCGCACGGGGACCCGATCCCGGGCCTGAACGGGGAACTGCCTGCCCTCGACGAGCGGCCTCTGGGGAGCCTGGGGGTGGGCGAGCAGGCCCAGGTCACCCGGGTGCCCGAGCAGCCGGAGGTGCTGCGCGCGCTGATGGAGGCGGGCCTGACTCCCGGGGCGGAGGTGCGGGTGGTACACCGTGACCCGGCCCTGAGCATCCTGACGCTGGAGGTCGGTGGGAGGCCGCTGGCCCTCTCCCTGACCGTCGCCTCACAGGTGCGGGTCTCCGAGGGGGTAATGGCGTGA
- a CDS encoding MFS transporter: MPEASVTTRAALRGAPFWWLSGAFALARFASAAVGAHLVPLLLERGYPAGFVALMVGAIGPLQLLGRLVFAPALGRWSLSIVTAVMFGLLALAFAALLMPGPSGVWVFVALFGASNGASTLSRAGLIAELYGPASYGSINGVLALIVAVVGALAPLLVGAVYAAAGGYTAALWGLVLSGWWRRRLWRGLNPLPDRRRGTLSVHFRATAGVTPTSCGRAGGWSATAWGD, encoded by the coding sequence GTGCCAGAGGCAAGCGTCACCACGCGGGCGGCGCTGAGGGGCGCGCCCTTCTGGTGGCTGTCAGGCGCGTTCGCGCTGGCCCGGTTCGCGTCTGCGGCGGTGGGGGCACATCTGGTGCCCCTGCTGCTCGAACGCGGGTACCCGGCGGGGTTCGTAGCCCTGATGGTCGGGGCCATCGGGCCGTTGCAACTGCTGGGCCGTCTGGTCTTCGCGCCTGCCCTGGGGCGCTGGTCGCTGAGCATTGTGACGGCGGTGATGTTCGGCCTGCTGGCGCTGGCGTTCGCAGCCCTGCTAATGCCGGGGCCATCCGGCGTGTGGGTGTTCGTGGCCTTGTTCGGCGCGTCCAACGGGGCGAGCACCTTGTCCCGGGCGGGGTTGATCGCAGAGCTGTATGGCCCGGCGAGCTACGGGAGCATCAATGGGGTGCTGGCGTTGATCGTGGCGGTGGTGGGAGCACTGGCGCCACTGCTGGTGGGGGCGGTGTACGCGGCGGCGGGCGGCTATACGGCGGCGCTGTGGGGATTGGTGTTGAGTGGCTGGTGGCGGCGGCGGCTGTGGCGCGGGCTCAACCCGCTGCCGGACAGGAGGCGAGGCACCCTTAGCGTTCATTTCCGCGCGACTGCTGGTGTGACCCCAACGTCCTGTGGTCGGGCTGGGGGCTGGTCCGCGACAGCGTGGGGGGATTGA
- a CDS encoding imelysin family protein, giving the protein MRTASLLLTLLLAPTALAADLSGTKAHLLGRLDALSASTARLAQASDAYYTLAKGANFDYARLWKSNPAGVKAAVERTRAAWRDASPRYEQIEGFFAGQDPFDRLDLIIDAANPGTDGGVDHDVKLPNGTVLRRPGALFNLTEAALWSLDPRYTALKVNLGAKDGLGNALPDANVLKGGVDALHGVVGQLRQTARGWQPSTGYVFSTLTANVPTTQDFLEVWRASRFVTGGASKTQEFAAISRLNDLRDNIGSWQVIYAGVSPEVRRRNVALDTQVRGGLTELRAYVERLIDRERQRRFTPEQALLVQREAQDRATAIAGPLTQAAALLGVKVAGQ; this is encoded by the coding sequence ATGCGCACTGCCTCCCTGCTGCTGACCCTGCTGCTCGCCCCGACCGCGTTGGCGGCCGACCTGAGCGGCACCAAGGCCCACCTGCTCGGCCGCCTGGACGCCCTGAGTGCCTCCACCGCCCGGCTCGCGCAGGCCTCTGACGCCTACTACACCCTTGCCAAGGGCGCCAATTTCGACTATGCCCGGCTGTGGAAGAGCAATCCCGCCGGGGTCAAGGCCGCCGTCGAGCGTACCCGCGCCGCCTGGCGCGACGCCAGCCCCCGCTACGAGCAAATTGAGGGCTTCTTCGCCGGACAGGACCCCTTCGACCGCCTGGACCTGATCATCGACGCCGCCAACCCCGGCACCGACGGGGGGGTGGACCACGACGTCAAGCTCCCCAACGGGACCGTGCTCCGGCGGCCCGGCGCGCTGTTCAACCTCACGGAGGCCGCGCTTTGGAGCCTCGATCCCAGGTACACCGCCCTGAAGGTGAACCTGGGCGCGAAGGACGGCCTCGGCAACGCCCTGCCCGACGCCAACGTGCTCAAGGGCGGGGTGGACGCCCTGCACGGGGTGGTCGGGCAACTCCGGCAGACGGCGCGGGGGTGGCAACCCAGCACGGGCTACGTGTTCAGCACCCTCACCGCCAATGTGCCCACCACCCAGGACTTCCTGGAGGTCTGGCGCGCCTCGCGCTTCGTGACCGGCGGGGCCAGCAAGACGCAGGAGTTCGCGGCCATCTCACGTCTGAACGACCTGCGCGACAACATCGGGTCCTGGCAGGTGATCTACGCGGGCGTGAGCCCTGAGGTGCGCCGCAGGAACGTGGCCCTGGACACCCAGGTGCGGGGCGGCCTGACGGAGTTGCGGGCCTATGTCGAGCGGCTGATCGACCGCGAGCGGCAGCGGCGCTTCACCCCCGAGCAGGCCCTGCTGGTGCAGCGGGAGGCGCAGGACCGGGCGACGGCCATCGCCGGTCCCCTGACCCAGGCCGCGGCCCTGCTGGGGGTCAAGGTGGCCGGCCAATGA
- a CDS encoding MbcA/ParS/Xre antitoxin family protein: MTPEGLTAHLLTDARDPRSGKLDARRVAGTFGLTMRELAQALERDPSGLSKHPTSDSLQEPLHELEEIGLHLKEVFGDLGVGRMWLRAPNPVLGGRAPLSYLLERRPVAVQRLLLLAETGMPT; the protein is encoded by the coding sequence ATGACCCCCGAAGGATTGACCGCCCACTTGCTCACGGACGCCCGTGACCCGCGCAGCGGCAAGCTGGACGCCCGGCGGGTAGCGGGCACCTTCGGCCTGACGATGCGCGAACTCGCCCAGGCGTTGGAGCGCGACCCCAGTGGGCTGAGCAAGCACCCGACCAGCGATTCGCTCCAGGAACCGCTGCACGAGTTGGAGGAGATCGGGCTGCATCTCAAGGAGGTGTTCGGGGACCTGGGGGTGGGGCGCATGTGGCTGCGCGCTCCTAACCCGGTGCTGGGGGGCCGGGCGCCGCTCTCGTACCTGCTGGAACGGCGGCCGGTGGCCGTGCAGCGCCTGTTGCTGCTGGCGGAGACGGGCATGCCGACCTGA
- a CDS encoding FTR1 family protein encodes MTGLRWVLPLLLAVTGVASAADLAAPAQTLRARLADAQVELILDPGHAVTLAREAQATFGRDLAPELGKVDPGAARQVAADLNAAVRAAGQDDEPGFAAARTRAWTGLLGGTYRALESAVRKNDVAEARRWLPLREYRPANRFTHLNADATEAVEALARGQAGVDAALLGVRADLLDGYQTRLKDALTGLRDAQTQGYRIRAAEQTALARGYFEILAPAYREQRGEKALESARRAFAALPGSLKEVTGLMNGFRAAPLSERERARRASQALRYLRLVPVEYGRGVTGNAGQVVVKRDLEITEARTFLTAAGGAFDDLAPLLGDRAGTDAARGAFAMLAADLDRAARKENAPSAAQVQQGVDALSAQLSALFPAAWKRHDASGDIDVIRSQVAAAVRAAGAGNYDLAESGRLDAYATLEGGPEARIAVFAPDLKLRLEDLFWNGEEPKGLARLIREHGDAKAFGQTQAALESALNDTAKLLGTDVAPAAVATNAGVIVFREGLEAVLILAALMGSLRRENVRHLRRPMWLGAALALGASVLTWLVMQGTLGLFARFGEKLSAVVSVVAIGVLLVIMNWFFHNVYWTDRMAAFQQQKHQLMGGRVKGQSAQVLGLVVLGFTSIYREGFETVLFLQSLVLQSGTGVVLAGTGLGLAAVLGVGVLVFALQAKLPMKKLLVWTGGMICAVLFVMVGNTVHTLQLVGWLPVHALPVSLPAWAGLWGGLYATWEGVVLQVFAVVAVMGSYFLAEGLKERQLHRKLTAAASR; translated from the coding sequence ATGACGGGGCTGAGGTGGGTGCTCCCGCTGCTGCTCGCCGTGACCGGCGTGGCGAGTGCGGCGGACCTCGCGGCCCCGGCGCAGACGCTGCGGGCCCGGCTCGCCGACGCGCAGGTCGAACTCATCCTCGATCCCGGGCACGCGGTTACGCTCGCGCGGGAGGCTCAGGCGACCTTCGGGCGTGACCTCGCGCCCGAGCTGGGCAAGGTGGACCCGGGAGCCGCGCGTCAGGTTGCGGCTGACCTGAACGCCGCCGTCCGGGCAGCCGGGCAGGACGATGAGCCCGGCTTTGCCGCCGCCCGCACCCGGGCCTGGACCGGGCTGCTGGGCGGGACGTACCGCGCCCTGGAAAGCGCCGTGCGGAAGAACGACGTGGCCGAGGCCCGCCGGTGGCTGCCCTTGCGGGAGTACCGGCCCGCCAACCGCTTCACCCACCTCAACGCCGACGCGACCGAGGCGGTGGAAGCTCTGGCGCGGGGCCAGGCGGGGGTGGACGCCGCCCTGCTGGGCGTGCGGGCCGATCTGCTCGACGGCTACCAGACCCGCCTCAAGGACGCCCTGACCGGGCTCAGGGATGCCCAGACGCAGGGCTACCGCATTCGTGCCGCCGAGCAGACGGCCCTGGCTCGCGGCTACTTCGAGATCCTGGCCCCGGCCTACCGGGAGCAGCGTGGGGAGAAGGCCCTGGAATCGGCGCGGCGAGCCTTCGCGGCCCTGCCGGGAAGCCTGAAAGAGGTGACGGGGTTGATGAACGGCTTCCGGGCCGCGCCCCTCAGCGAGCGCGAGCGGGCCCGGCGCGCTTCCCAGGCGCTCCGTTACCTGCGTCTCGTGCCGGTGGAGTACGGACGTGGCGTGACGGGGAATGCCGGGCAGGTCGTAGTGAAGCGCGACCTGGAGATCACCGAGGCCCGCACCTTCCTGACTGCGGCGGGTGGGGCCTTCGACGACCTCGCCCCGCTGCTGGGGGACCGGGCCGGGACCGACGCGGCGAGAGGTGCCTTTGCGATGTTGGCGGCGGACCTTGACCGGGCGGCTAGGAAGGAGAATGCCCCTTCCGCAGCGCAGGTGCAGCAGGGAGTGGACGCCCTCTCGGCCCAGCTCAGCGCCCTCTTCCCAGCAGCGTGGAAGCGGCACGACGCCAGCGGTGACATTGACGTGATCCGCTCTCAGGTCGCGGCGGCGGTACGGGCGGCGGGAGCCGGGAACTACGACCTCGCCGAGAGCGGGCGGCTCGACGCCTACGCCACCCTGGAGGGCGGCCCGGAGGCGAGAATCGCGGTCTTCGCCCCCGACCTCAAGCTGCGCCTGGAAGACCTTTTCTGGAACGGGGAGGAGCCCAAGGGACTCGCCCGGCTGATCCGCGAGCATGGGGACGCAAAAGCTTTCGGGCAGACCCAGGCGGCCCTGGAAAGCGCCCTGAACGACACGGCCAAGCTGCTGGGCACGGACGTCGCGCCCGCCGCCGTGGCGACGAACGCGGGCGTCATCGTGTTCCGCGAGGGGCTGGAGGCCGTGCTGATCCTCGCGGCGCTGATGGGCTCCCTGCGGCGCGAGAACGTGCGGCACCTGCGCCGCCCGATGTGGCTGGGGGCCGCGCTCGCTCTGGGCGCCTCGGTGCTGACCTGGCTGGTGATGCAGGGGACCCTCGGGCTCTTCGCCCGCTTCGGGGAGAAGCTCTCGGCGGTGGTGAGCGTGGTCGCCATCGGCGTGCTGCTCGTGATCATGAACTGGTTTTTCCACAACGTGTACTGGACCGACCGCATGGCCGCCTTCCAGCAGCAGAAGCACCAACTGATGGGGGGCCGGGTGAAGGGTCAGTCCGCTCAGGTGCTGGGTCTGGTCGTCCTGGGGTTCACCTCCATCTACCGCGAAGGCTTCGAGACGGTGCTCTTCCTCCAGTCGCTGGTGTTGCAGAGCGGCACGGGCGTTGTCCTGGCAGGGACGGGGCTGGGTTTGGCTGCGGTGTTGGGTGTGGGCGTCCTGGTCTTCGCGCTGCAAGCCAAGCTGCCGATGAAGAAGCTGCTGGTGTGGACGGGCGGCATGATCTGCGCGGTGCTGTTCGTGATGGTGGGGAACACGGTCCACACGCTGCAACTGGTGGGCTGGCTGCCGGTGCACGCCCTGCCGGTGAGTTTGCCAGCCTGGGCGGGGTTGTGGGGCGGGCTGTACGCGACCTGGGAGGGCGTGGTCCTCCAGGTGTTCGCCGTCGTGGCCGTGATGGGAAGTTACTTCCTGGCCGAGGGGCTCAAGGAGCGTCAACTGCACCGGAAGCTCACTGCGGCCGCCTCGCGGTAG
- a CDS encoding TlpA family protein disulfide reductase: MKRAALLLVLATLALPWSAVAGGGSPRRPAPDFTVTDLSGQRVSLRDLRGEVVIVLFGDLGCAVCRENDRLLRGYQFEYLSHGLTVVSLHEHATRAELERYDAGFASSTLTGLDPGQAIARRYGARPLPTTVFIDREGNIRGVHRGRLSEGELLRSLQALL, encoded by the coding sequence ATGAAGCGTGCGGCCCTGTTGCTCGTCCTCGCCACCCTGGCGCTGCCCTGGTCGGCCGTTGCCGGAGGGGGCAGCCCGCGCCGCCCGGCACCGGACTTCACCGTCACGGACCTGAGCGGCCAGCGCGTGTCATTGCGTGACCTGCGGGGCGAGGTGGTCATCGTGCTGTTCGGCGACCTCGGCTGCGCCGTCTGCCGCGAGAACGACCGCCTGCTGCGGGGCTACCAGTTCGAGTACCTGAGCCACGGCCTGACCGTGGTGAGTCTGCACGAGCACGCGACCCGCGCGGAACTGGAACGGTACGACGCCGGGTTCGCCTCCAGCACTCTCACGGGACTTGACCCGGGGCAGGCCATCGCCCGCCGGTACGGCGCCCGGCCTCTTCCCACGACCGTCTTCATCGACCGGGAGGGGAACATCCGGGGCGTCCACCGGGGACGGCTGAGTGAGGGGGAACTGTTGCGGAGCCTTCAGGCCCTGCTTTGA
- a CDS encoding C39 family peptidase, producing the protein MFAGPLRAGGAALALPTRVTLDGIRHEDQGPDNCAPVTSLTVLGSYGSRVTQAQAANAMKDSPGDPQVTSLELAAYLGRFGLRSVIRYAGDADLLRELLSRGLPVVLQQRLRAASNVAHFRTFYGYGPVYFLVSDPPRGPSLRLSTAELLELWRFYNGEYLVAYPPAKEGQVHAALGDDFSASANWRHLKLHGDQDTRARPNDPYVWWGLGKANLRLGNVQAAVSNFDRAVALGVPTLYDLYRQETSQAWTRAGDHRKTLQWTARALRAFPDSKELQQFRRRANAALGG; encoded by the coding sequence GTGTTCGCTGGCCCTCTGCGTGCTGGGGGAGCGGCCCTGGCCCTGCCCACGCGCGTCACCCTGGACGGCATTCGTCACGAGGACCAGGGGCCGGACAACTGCGCGCCCGTCACCTCCCTGACCGTCCTGGGCTCCTACGGCTCCCGGGTCACCCAGGCCCAGGCCGCGAACGCCATGAAGGACTCCCCCGGCGACCCGCAGGTCACCAGCCTGGAACTAGCCGCCTACCTGGGCCGCTTCGGGTTGCGCAGCGTCATCCGGTACGCCGGAGATGCGGACCTCCTGCGGGAACTGCTCTCCCGGGGCCTTCCGGTCGTGCTGCAACAGCGCCTGAGGGCGGCCAGCAACGTGGCGCACTTCCGCACGTTCTACGGGTACGGCCCAGTCTACTTCCTGGTGAGCGATCCCCCGCGCGGCCCCTCGCTGCGCCTCTCAACCGCCGAACTGCTGGAGTTGTGGCGCTTCTACAACGGGGAGTACCTAGTGGCCTACCCCCCAGCCAAGGAGGGGCAGGTGCACGCGGCGCTGGGCGACGACTTCAGCGCGTCGGCCAACTGGCGGCACCTGAAGCTGCACGGGGACCAGGACACCCGGGCCCGGCCGAACGACCCGTACGTCTGGTGGGGCCTGGGCAAGGCGAACCTGCGGCTGGGCAACGTCCAGGCCGCCGTCTCCAACTTCGACCGTGCGGTGGCGCTCGGGGTGCCCACCCTGTACGACCTCTACCGGCAGGAGACCTCCCAGGCCTGGACCCGGGCAGGCGACCACCGCAAGACGCTCCAGTGGACGGCACGTGCCCTGAGGGCTTTCCCGGACAGCAAGGAACTCCAGCAGTTCCGGCGTCGGGCCAACGCGGCGCTGGGTGGGTAG
- a CDS encoding LysE/ArgO family amino acid transporter, whose protein sequence is MSALNAFILRQALHRHHPLIAGTAGVLADALFITLGTTGLGTLLTHLPLLTPLAAWGGAAFLFWHGWKAFHAAHHPKVIDADTPRWDVGGPRQVAATALGLTLLNPHPYVDSVVLFGALSAPFPPLGPTLFALGAVLASLGWYGLLALGGVRLTPLFRSPRAWRWLDLLVGTLMWVFAARLVWGALHGGLLEHK, encoded by the coding sequence GTGAGCGCCCTGAACGCCTTTATCCTGCGGCAGGCCCTGCACCGCCACCACCCGCTGATCGCGGGGACAGCGGGGGTCCTGGCCGACGCGTTGTTCATCACGCTCGGCACCACCGGCCTCGGGACGCTGCTCACGCACCTTCCCCTGCTGACCCCGCTGGCGGCCTGGGGTGGGGCCGCCTTCCTGTTCTGGCACGGCTGGAAAGCGTTCCACGCTGCCCACCACCCCAAAGTCATCGATGCTGATACCCCTCGTTGGGATGTGGGCGGTCCCCGCCAGGTGGCAGCCACGGCCCTGGGCCTGACCCTGCTCAACCCCCACCCCTACGTAGATAGCGTGGTGTTGTTCGGCGCGCTCTCCGCACCCTTTCCGCCGCTGGGCCCGACCCTCTTCGCCCTCGGGGCGGTCCTGGCATCCCTCGGCTGGTACGGGCTGCTCGCGCTGGGCGGCGTCCGTCTCACGCCCCTGTTCCGTTCTCCGCGGGCCTGGCGGTGGCTGGACCTGCTGGTCGGGACCTTGATGTGGGTTTTCGCCGCGCGCCTGGTGTGGGGGGCGCTGCACGGCGGGCTGCTGGAACACAAGTGA
- a CDS encoding TlpA family protein disulfide reductase produces MKRLLVLPALVTLALSQAGGGAGPRRPPAPNFTFTDLGGEQVSLADLRGQVVIVLFGALGCAPCRENDQLLRQYQLEYLTHDLAVISLHERATLEALRRYDAEFTFSTLTGLDPGQEIARRYHASPLPVTVFIDRDGLIRGVHRGRLDEGQLVQALGGLL; encoded by the coding sequence ATGAAGCGTCTGCTCGTGCTGCCAGCCCTGGTCACGCTCGCCCTGTCCCAGGCTGGGGGCGGGGCAGGCCCACGGCGCCCCCCCGCCCCGAACTTCACGTTCACAGACCTCGGGGGCGAACAGGTAAGTCTCGCCGACCTGCGCGGCCAGGTGGTCATCGTGCTGTTCGGTGCCTTAGGTTGTGCCCCCTGCCGGGAAAACGACCAACTGCTGCGCCAGTACCAGCTTGAGTACCTGACGCACGACCTGGCGGTGATCAGCCTGCACGAGCGGGCCACGCTGGAGGCGTTGCGGCGCTACGACGCGGAGTTCACGTTCAGCACCCTGACCGGGCTCGACCCGGGGCAGGAGATTGCCCGCCGGTATCACGCCTCGCCCCTCCCCGTGACGGTGTTCATCGACCGCGACGGGTTGATCCGGGGGGTGCACCGAGGACGCCTCGACGAGGGGCAGCTCGTTCAGGCGCTGGGGGGGCTGCTGTAG